One stretch of Chitinophaga pendula DNA includes these proteins:
- a CDS encoding HEPN domain-containing protein translates to MPSLNILDNHFDLVQSVKKEIVAIIKESVTPERIYLIGASLYNKQTESIFDNLSASPVYLADYYLLVVVKDGLGRRMSDWEDMLEARCASICQVTIIVVVLAKFLRMYSEGNLLVTLAHQANEIFYDSGNIHLHDLNTENKHPLPVLQKDISKSVHRAKEFLAAADMYISRKEPELATLMIHQCLEQIFRVLILRGFGIANETHNIDKMFRCVVLLDHQWSSIFPIGEGDSKKLLGYLQHSYYGARYRHKFNLTIEIATKLKGKAQLALDLLLKTIKVEELENNES, encoded by the coding sequence ATGCCATCCTTGAATATATTAGATAATCACTTTGATTTGGTTCAGAGTGTAAAGAAAGAAATCGTTGCTATTATAAAAGAGTCGGTTACACCTGAACGGATTTATCTGATAGGTGCTTCATTATATAATAAACAGACAGAATCGATTTTTGATAATTTATCAGCTAGTCCCGTATATCTGGCAGATTATTATCTACTTGTTGTTGTTAAAGATGGTTTAGGAAGGAGAATGAGTGACTGGGAGGATATGCTGGAAGCTCGTTGTGCATCGATTTGTCAGGTGACGATCATCGTTGTGGTGTTAGCTAAATTTCTGCGGATGTATAGTGAAGGAAATTTGCTTGTTACCTTGGCTCATCAAGCAAATGAAATTTTTTATGACAGTGGTAATATCCACCTTCACGATCTAAATACTGAGAATAAACATCCTTTGCCAGTGTTGCAGAAGGATATTAGTAAATCGGTTCATCGCGCAAAGGAGTTTCTGGCTGCTGCTGATATGTACATCTCTCGGAAGGAGCCCGAGTTGGCGACACTCATGATACATCAGTGTTTGGAGCAAATATTTAGAGTGTTGATATTAAGAGGATTCGGCATTGCTAACGAAACACATAATATTGATAAAATGTTTAGATGCGTAGTGTTGCTTGATCATCAGTGGTCGAGTATTTTTCCTATAGGGGAGGGAGATAGTAAGAAGTTATTAGGTTATTTACAGCACTCCTATTATGGGGCAAGGTATAGACATAAATTTAATCTAACGATAGAGATTGCAACTAAGTTAAAAGGAAAGGCCCAACTGGCTTTAGATTTATTGCTTAAGACGATAAAGGTTGAAGAATTAGAGAATAACGAAAGTTAA
- the traM gene encoding conjugative transposon protein TraM, translated as MKENEEGVADVKLRKQEQFFMVLPVLFVPFLTILLSSFGIVSGNAKKLITEVPAHGINTDLPNAKKSADSSWNKLMYYENADRDSAKMRSLKEKDPYYKAPSVYENIFNADTSGGKFGINGMKQNDHYSRDENEEKVYRKIAAITGELNRNQTKEYPVQVPVVGSRDKVDLQGVDRLEAMMKEMTDDKPDKQMEQISTVLEKILDIQHPDRVRDRIQEMSETNRSQVFSVRTSGNEDVLSIMEPDKESGRSFLDSLRMARYGSINHFYSLEDQQPEVKQNTIRAVIAESKEVTDGAKVKMRLLEDIYVAGVLVPRNAYVWGKGRLGEGRFAITVSSIQSGNNILPVNLTVFDIDGIAGVDVNASTETEIVKHSTDQAIQSLSIGSLDPSIGAQAASAGIQAAKSLVGRKLKVVKVNIRSGYDVLLVDNNIKNR; from the coding sequence ATGAAAGAAAATGAAGAAGGCGTAGCTGATGTGAAGCTACGGAAGCAAGAACAATTTTTTATGGTACTACCTGTCCTCTTTGTTCCTTTTTTGACGATTTTGCTGTCATCCTTTGGTATTGTCAGCGGAAATGCCAAGAAGCTGATTACGGAAGTACCTGCACATGGCATAAATACTGACTTACCAAATGCCAAAAAATCGGCTGACAGCAGTTGGAATAAGTTGATGTACTATGAAAACGCTGATCGGGATTCTGCAAAGATGCGTTCCCTGAAGGAAAAAGACCCTTATTATAAAGCGCCTTCAGTCTATGAGAATATTTTCAACGCAGATACCTCCGGGGGGAAGTTCGGTATCAATGGAATGAAGCAGAATGATCATTACTCGCGTGATGAGAATGAAGAAAAGGTTTATCGGAAGATTGCTGCCATTACCGGGGAATTGAACCGTAACCAAACAAAGGAGTACCCGGTCCAGGTGCCGGTAGTAGGATCACGGGATAAAGTGGATTTACAGGGTGTGGATCGATTGGAGGCGATGATGAAGGAAATGACCGATGATAAACCAGATAAACAGATGGAGCAAATTTCGACCGTGCTTGAAAAGATTTTGGACATTCAGCATCCTGATCGAGTAAGGGATCGGATACAGGAAATGTCTGAGACGAATAGGAGCCAGGTTTTTTCTGTTAGGACTTCAGGTAACGAAGATGTTCTGTCAATTATGGAACCAGATAAAGAGAGTGGACGCTCCTTTCTGGATTCACTGAGAATGGCGCGGTATGGAAGTATAAATCATTTCTATTCGCTGGAAGATCAACAGCCAGAAGTTAAGCAGAATACAATACGTGCAGTAATTGCGGAAAGTAAGGAAGTTACTGACGGGGCAAAAGTGAAAATGCGATTGCTGGAAGACATCTATGTTGCTGGTGTTCTCGTGCCGCGAAACGCTTATGTATGGGGAAAAGGGCGATTAGGAGAGGGACGGTTTGCTATCACCGTAAGTTCTATACAATCCGGTAACAATATTTTGCCGGTTAACCTGACCGTATTTGACATTGATGGAATAGCAGGAGTTGACGTTAACGCGAGTACGGAGACAGAGATTGTAAAGCATAGTACTGACCAGGCCATTCAGAGCCTTAGTATTGGCTCTTTGGACCCTTCTATTGGTGCGCAGGCAGCCAGTGCCGGTATCCAGGCCGCGAAGTCGTTAGTCGGTCGTAAGCTGAAGGTCGTTAAGGTTAATATCCGTTCTGGATACGATGTTCTGCTGGTTGATAACAATATTAAAAATCGATAG
- a CDS encoding DUF4133 domain-containing protein yields the protein MANSVYKINKGVNNAIEFKGLKAQYIWYLGGGLVIALLLFAILYLVGVNSYLCIILIGALTFFLFMKVYKLSNKYGEHGMMKKIASRGIPKVVKCNDRHIFKGYTGSN from the coding sequence ATGGCAAATAGTGTTTATAAAATCAACAAAGGCGTGAACAATGCAATAGAGTTTAAAGGTTTGAAGGCTCAGTATATATGGTACTTGGGGGGAGGGTTGGTGATTGCTTTATTACTATTTGCCATACTTTATCTAGTTGGTGTTAATTCATACCTCTGCATAATACTAATCGGCGCATTGACCTTCTTCCTGTTTATGAAAGTTTACAAGTTAAGTAATAAATATGGCGAACATGGGATGATGAAAAAGATTGCCAGTAGAGGTATTCCAAAGGTAGTGAAGTGCAATGACCGGCACATCTTTAAGGGATACACCGGTAGTAATTGA
- the traK gene encoding conjugative transposon protein TraK, with product MFKKMKSIQGAFAHVRLFTLVIVVLSFCLVAFTVYKSMLLAAKTQGRIYVLANGKAIEAFASEKKENIPVEIRDHVKMFHFYLFTLDPDETVIKKNIGKALYMADASAKRLYENLKESGYYNNIISGNISQKIEVDSVAINIDQYPYYFKCYAHQRLVRATSILTRSLITEGYVRNVSRSDNNPHGFLVERWSTLENKDLNTVER from the coding sequence ATGTTTAAAAAAATGAAAAGTATTCAGGGTGCGTTTGCGCATGTGCGGTTGTTCACTTTGGTGATCGTGGTATTATCGTTTTGCCTGGTTGCATTTACCGTTTATAAATCGATGTTGTTGGCGGCTAAAACACAAGGAAGGATTTATGTTTTGGCAAACGGAAAGGCTATAGAAGCATTTGCCAGTGAGAAGAAAGAGAATATTCCAGTAGAGATTCGTGATCATGTAAAGATGTTTCATTTTTATCTTTTTACCCTGGACCCGGATGAGACGGTAATTAAAAAGAACATCGGAAAGGCATTGTATATGGCAGATGCTTCAGCAAAGCGGCTTTACGAGAATTTAAAGGAGAGTGGATACTACAACAACATTATTTCCGGCAATATTTCGCAAAAAATAGAAGTCGATAGTGTAGCTATAAATATAGATCAATACCCGTATTATTTCAAATGCTATGCTCACCAACGATTGGTCCGCGCAACCAGTATATTAACTCGTAGCCTCATTACTGAAGGATATGTTAGGAACGTCAGTCGGAGTGATAACAACCCACATGGATTTCTGGTTGAGAGATGGAGTACTTTGGAGAACAAAGATTTGAATACAGTAGAACGTTAA
- a CDS encoding DUF4134 domain-containing protein, translated as MKMKMLISRLTRRPLQAAVLTVVLLFLTVYVYAQDGVKGIQEANDRVRSYFDVGCDLMYAVGAILGLIGAVRVYQKWSNGQPDTGSVAAAWFGSCVFLVVVATVLRSFFGL; from the coding sequence ATGAAAATGAAGATGTTGATTAGTCGCTTAACACGGCGACCGCTACAAGCCGCTGTCCTGACAGTGGTTTTATTATTTCTTACCGTCTATGTATATGCGCAGGATGGTGTAAAAGGTATCCAGGAAGCAAATGATAGGGTTCGCTCCTACTTTGATGTTGGTTGCGATTTGATGTACGCCGTTGGCGCTATCCTCGGTCTTATAGGGGCGGTACGTGTCTACCAAAAATGGTCAAATGGGCAACCAGATACGGGATCTGTTGCCGCTGCGTGGTTTGGTAGTTGTGTTTTTTTGGTTGTCGTGGCAACTGTGCTACGTTCTTTTTTTGGCTTATAA
- a CDS encoding TraG family conjugative transposon ATPase encodes MEKWLKNIFPIADIEHNCILSKQGDITIAYRVELPEIFTGHADDFEGWHQGLIKAIKLLPKNTVFHKQDWFVKKRYTAEVLESDSFLKKRSQAYFNNRPFLDHICYIMLTKRAAARKVATSLLSNLIRPNIVPEQTLSETALHEFEDVAGQFRKVLSDVGIFLQRLNNDELISQDRRAGLVEKYLFLLEKEDELMIQDIELRDHLKVGNKHCQLFTLSGNDSLPSACGARINFDKYSTDRTKFSIGFATHLGLLLPCNHIYNQFIIVDDAQQTLKKFESKRLRLQSLAAYSRENAISREAVNQFLNEAIAQQRLPVKAHFNVLAWSESADEVKDIRNLVTSALAQMDAVAKQETIGAAQIFWSGIPGNAAAFPQNDTFDTFAEQACCFLNLESNYQSDPPQEGIRFCDRLTGKPVFVDPYTAPRMKGISSNMGTLVCGTSGGGKSMTVNHMLNSMYEQGAHCVILDIGGSYRGLCDLLGGYYFTYTEQNPIRFNPFYLPDGQLLDTEKKEALKSLLVALWKQESESFNRSEYVALSNALTGYYKFLGENTGVFPSFNTFYTYLQDYFVHELKLHRLKDRDFDIDNFLYVLRPFFRGGEFDYLLNAEGKQDLLNQRFTVIEMDNIKDHPVLFSVVVLICMELFISKVRKLAGVRKVFVIDEAWKAIAKPSMAEFTKYGFKTFRKFNGVPIVITQELDDLISSPIIKDAIIANADVKILMDMRKFMNKFDHLQSALGLSEKSKSILLSVNKDNREIFMEIGGQVAKVYKNDLCPHEYFAFTTEGKERVKVLEYAQKFGSMEKAIEQMVLDNKRK; translated from the coding sequence ATGGAAAAGTGGTTAAAGAATATATTCCCGATTGCAGATATAGAACATAACTGCATTTTAAGCAAGCAAGGCGACATTACAATTGCATATCGGGTTGAGCTGCCGGAAATATTTACGGGTCACGCGGACGATTTTGAAGGTTGGCATCAGGGGTTAATAAAGGCCATTAAATTGCTGCCTAAGAATACGGTTTTCCATAAGCAGGATTGGTTTGTAAAGAAGAGGTACACGGCGGAAGTGCTGGAGTCGGATAGCTTTCTAAAAAAGAGAAGTCAGGCCTATTTTAATAATAGGCCATTCCTGGATCATATATGTTACATTATGCTGACGAAAAGAGCAGCAGCTAGAAAAGTGGCTACCTCTTTATTGTCCAATCTTATCAGGCCCAATATTGTACCAGAGCAAACTTTAAGCGAAACGGCATTACATGAATTTGAAGATGTGGCAGGGCAGTTTCGTAAAGTATTGTCTGATGTTGGGATTTTTCTGCAACGGTTAAATAACGATGAATTGATCAGCCAGGATCGACGGGCTGGTTTGGTTGAAAAATACCTTTTCCTTCTGGAGAAGGAAGATGAATTGATGATACAGGATATTGAGTTGCGTGATCATCTAAAAGTGGGTAATAAACACTGCCAATTGTTTACTTTGTCTGGTAATGATAGCTTGCCATCTGCCTGTGGCGCTCGGATTAACTTCGATAAATATAGTACTGACCGAACAAAGTTTTCAATTGGATTTGCCACGCACTTAGGTTTATTGCTGCCCTGTAACCATATTTACAATCAATTTATTATCGTTGATGATGCACAGCAAACTTTAAAGAAGTTTGAGAGTAAACGACTGCGTTTGCAATCACTTGCTGCATATAGCCGGGAGAATGCAATTAGTCGGGAGGCGGTAAATCAATTTCTGAATGAGGCTATTGCACAACAAAGGCTTCCCGTGAAAGCACATTTCAATGTCCTGGCCTGGTCAGAATCAGCAGATGAAGTCAAAGATATTCGTAACCTGGTTACTTCGGCATTGGCGCAGATGGATGCTGTTGCTAAACAGGAAACTATTGGCGCGGCCCAAATATTTTGGAGTGGTATTCCTGGTAACGCCGCCGCTTTTCCGCAAAATGACACCTTCGATACATTCGCCGAGCAGGCTTGTTGTTTTTTAAATCTCGAAAGTAACTACCAGTCAGACCCTCCCCAGGAGGGTATTCGTTTCTGTGACCGTTTGACGGGTAAGCCTGTATTCGTCGATCCATACACGGCGCCACGCATGAAGGGGATCAGCTCAAATATGGGTACGCTCGTGTGTGGTACGTCGGGCGGTGGTAAGAGTATGACCGTTAACCATATGCTTAATTCCATGTATGAGCAAGGCGCGCACTGTGTGATCTTGGATATTGGTGGAAGCTATCGTGGACTGTGCGATCTCTTGGGTGGTTATTACTTTACTTACACGGAACAAAACCCCATTCGCTTTAATCCGTTCTACCTTCCTGATGGTCAACTATTGGATACTGAAAAGAAAGAAGCCCTGAAATCACTACTGGTGGCTCTATGGAAACAGGAAAGCGAATCTTTTAACCGTTCGGAGTATGTTGCTTTGTCTAATGCCCTCACCGGCTATTATAAGTTTCTTGGTGAGAATACTGGTGTGTTTCCTTCTTTCAATACCTTCTATACATATCTACAGGACTACTTCGTTCATGAATTAAAACTGCACCGCCTAAAAGATCGAGACTTTGATATAGATAACTTCTTGTATGTACTGCGCCCATTTTTTCGTGGTGGTGAGTTTGACTATTTACTGAACGCAGAAGGTAAGCAGGATCTGCTAAACCAAAGGTTTACGGTAATAGAAATGGACAACATTAAGGATCATCCCGTTCTCTTTAGTGTCGTAGTATTGATCTGTATGGAATTGTTCATTTCCAAGGTGCGTAAGCTAGCAGGAGTAAGAAAAGTTTTCGTGATCGATGAGGCATGGAAGGCCATAGCAAAACCTTCTATGGCGGAGTTTACGAAATATGGATTCAAAACGTTCCGCAAGTTTAATGGAGTGCCGATCGTGATTACGCAAGAATTGGACGATTTAATTTCAAGTCCCATTATTAAAGATGCAATCATAGCCAATGCGGATGTGAAGATTCTGATGGATATGCGGAAGTTCATGAACAAGTTCGATCACTTGCAGTCAGCACTGGGGTTATCGGAGAAGTCGAAGTCCATTCTGTTAAGTGTAAATAAAGACAATCGTGAAATTTTTATGGAAATCGGTGGGCAGGTTGCTAAAGTATATAAGAATGATCTATGCCCCCATGAATATTTCGCTTTCACCACCGAAGGCAAAGAACGTGTAAAGGTTTTGGAATACGCACAAAAGTTTGGAAGTATGGAGAAGGCTATTGAACAAATGGTTTTGGACAACAAAAGAAAATAA
- a CDS encoding conjugal transfer protein TraI: MNKMFVGLALCFCLVIAPTQKSHAIIWEVVRQALIAAIKAADLAVQRLQNKTIWLQNAQKQVENVLTKLKLDEISDWTKKHKEQYEEYFNELNKVKQAISSYKRVKEVIGKQIAIVDEYKAAFTLFKNDKHFTPQEIDYMARVYSGIVDESLKNIDNLFLVINSFSTKMTDGKRIEILNRVADEIDINLNDLRSFNNQNKKLVLQRAKDQKDVAQIKSMYGIK, from the coding sequence ATGAATAAGATGTTTGTGGGGTTGGCGCTTTGCTTTTGTTTAGTGATCGCACCGACACAAAAAAGTCACGCGATCATTTGGGAGGTTGTGAGGCAAGCGTTGATTGCCGCGATTAAAGCGGCAGACCTTGCGGTTCAGCGTTTGCAAAATAAGACGATTTGGTTACAGAACGCTCAGAAGCAAGTTGAAAATGTGCTTACTAAACTGAAGTTGGATGAAATTTCGGATTGGACAAAAAAGCATAAGGAACAATACGAAGAATATTTTAATGAGCTGAATAAGGTAAAGCAGGCGATTAGCAGCTATAAGCGTGTGAAAGAGGTTATAGGTAAACAGATAGCAATTGTTGACGAATATAAGGCTGCCTTTACTTTGTTCAAGAACGATAAACATTTTACACCGCAGGAAATAGATTATATGGCAAGGGTTTATAGCGGAATAGTTGATGAGAGTTTGAAGAATATTGACAATCTTTTTCTTGTTATCAATTCTTTCAGTACAAAGATGACAGACGGTAAAAGAATAGAGATATTGAATAGAGTTGCTGATGAAATTGATATTAACCTGAACGATTTGCGGTCTTTCAATAATCAGAATAAGAAGCTGGTTTTGCAACGTGCGAAAGACCAGAAAGACGTTGCGCAGATTAAGTCAATGTATGGAATAAAATAA
- the traN gene encoding conjugative transposon protein TraN: MKRFCVTVIMWCILFTAAFGQTVNGDTELTVRKIDPYFLWVSLNQTSNLIFPYAIKSVDRGSGAVMVQKAKGAENVLQVKAAVADFLQTNLSVITEDGRLYSFLLRYAIEPSVLNLRFYKLGEENQNVLIKGMEHNKEFYDLACSEVKDNRGFLRKHITEQMVVLSLQSIYMRGNTMFFKLSIRNNSSIIYSPDYIKFIVKDRKKARKTAIQEKVLSPVYSTNQDAVNGDSSGSIVLAFPSFTIPKNQNLIIQVGERSGGRTLLLKIKYKVLLKARNLSF; the protein is encoded by the coding sequence ATGAAAAGGTTTTGTGTTACAGTTATTATGTGGTGTATTCTTTTTACCGCTGCTTTTGGTCAGACTGTCAACGGGGATACCGAATTGACAGTACGAAAAATTGACCCTTATTTTCTGTGGGTAAGTCTCAATCAAACAAGCAATTTAATTTTTCCTTACGCGATTAAAAGCGTGGATCGTGGAAGTGGCGCTGTGATGGTTCAAAAAGCAAAAGGAGCCGAGAATGTTTTGCAAGTTAAGGCTGCGGTAGCCGATTTCTTGCAAACGAATTTGTCGGTAATTACAGAAGACGGCAGGCTGTATTCCTTCTTATTGAGATATGCTATAGAGCCTTCCGTGTTAAATCTTCGCTTCTATAAACTTGGGGAAGAGAATCAGAATGTTTTGATAAAGGGGATGGAACATAATAAAGAGTTTTACGATTTGGCGTGTTCGGAGGTAAAAGATAACCGGGGATTTCTGCGTAAGCATATAACAGAACAAATGGTTGTTCTATCGCTTCAAAGTATTTATATGCGTGGAAATACGATGTTTTTTAAACTAAGTATCCGCAATAACTCATCTATCATTTACTCGCCGGATTACATAAAGTTCATAGTGAAGGATCGTAAGAAGGCGAGAAAAACGGCTATCCAGGAGAAGGTATTGTCCCCTGTCTATTCTACAAACCAAGATGCTGTGAACGGTGATAGTTCAGGAAGTATTGTTCTGGCTTTTCCTTCTTTTACTATACCCAAAAATCAAAATCTGATAATTCAGGTTGGTGAAAGGAGTGGTGGAAGAACGCTGTTGCTGAAGATTAAGTACAAAGTTCTGCTGAAGGCCCGCAATTTGAGTTTTTGA
- a CDS encoding helix-turn-helix domain-containing protein: MKNLTIHEGENLRKLRLIMGFKQRDIAHLLGEDWNQQKVSYLESSEKIAICTLKHIAIVLKIPVWFLQMPPYVFNNYIFKIQRQDNSCPVIYIIKIVELYERLLVSMREQYSV, from the coding sequence ATGAAAAACTTAACAATACATGAAGGGGAAAATCTTAGAAAACTAAGGTTAATTATGGGGTTTAAGCAGCGTGATATAGCCCATCTGCTCGGTGAGGACTGGAATCAACAAAAAGTGTCTTACCTGGAAAGCAGCGAGAAAATAGCTATCTGTACCTTAAAGCACATTGCCATTGTATTAAAGATTCCCGTCTGGTTTCTTCAAATGCCACCGTACGTATTTAATAATTACATCTTTAAAATACAAAGGCAGGATAATTCCTGCCCAGTAATTTATATCATTAAGATTGTAGAACTATATGAAAGATTATTGGTAAGTATGAGGGAACAGTATAGTGTGTAA
- a CDS encoding RteC domain-containing protein: MQKQRYSMYVSLHSEMVVELERLEKEERSIIEYARRGIDTVKLALERLRKHVIGNGFTDEDSEIAFFKEVKPSFMSKLIFFRKVYDLEVKRPVLVDKINAEKYFKREVKKVQKHYKRHADLYSYYKSGQTILDKVYFLRRTGDMLFAVDSYMIVDASFQTLHDSTISEFIAYESYCEYLYRQLSMLGTGQPTLGFLQNQSVKGLRWTGSKTALTELIYALYSAGVLNDGNADVKDIAADLSQAFNIDLGNFYRTFQEIRLRKKDRVSFLNQLIDRLENRMDYWDENPKQ; the protein is encoded by the coding sequence ATGCAGAAGCAGCGATATTCGATGTATGTATCGCTCCATAGCGAAATGGTAGTTGAGCTAGAACGGTTGGAAAAAGAAGAACGGAGTATTATTGAGTATGCACGTCGTGGAATAGATACGGTAAAGTTAGCTTTGGAGCGTTTAAGGAAACATGTTATTGGCAATGGGTTTACCGATGAAGATAGTGAAATAGCTTTTTTTAAGGAAGTGAAGCCGTCGTTTATGAGTAAACTAATTTTCTTTCGGAAGGTGTATGATCTGGAGGTGAAAAGGCCGGTCCTGGTAGATAAGATTAATGCAGAGAAGTATTTTAAGCGGGAGGTCAAAAAGGTGCAAAAGCATTATAAGCGACATGCCGACCTATATTCTTATTATAAATCCGGCCAAACTATATTGGATAAAGTTTATTTCCTGAGACGAACCGGGGATATGCTATTTGCTGTAGATTCTTATATGATTGTAGATGCCTCCTTTCAGACGCTACACGATAGTACTATCTCCGAATTTATCGCGTACGAGAGCTATTGTGAATATCTTTATAGGCAATTGTCTATGCTTGGAACCGGTCAGCCAACGTTAGGGTTTCTGCAAAATCAGTCGGTTAAGGGATTACGTTGGACTGGTTCAAAAACCGCTCTCACAGAACTGATTTACGCATTGTATAGCGCGGGTGTTCTAAATGACGGAAATGCTGATGTCAAAGATATTGCCGCCGATTTATCTCAGGCTTTTAATATTGATTTAGGCAACTTTTATAGAACGTTTCAGGAAATACGTTTGAGAAAAAAGGATCGTGTCTCCTTTTTAAATCAACTAATTGATCGGCTGGAAAATAGAATGGATTATTGGGATGAAAACCCTAAACAGTAA
- a CDS encoding LexA family protein: protein MLKISKITIPVSAGFPSPAQDYREEEINLAKLLCLDSPSVYLAKVEGDSMEDANCPNGTMLVIDRSIVPRSRDIIVGILNGGFIVKRLINTPNGILLYAEHKTYPPYALKEDDEFEIWGVVVKMILDPK from the coding sequence ATGCTTAAAATATCAAAAATAACTATTCCTGTATCTGCTGGTTTCCCATCTCCGGCTCAAGACTATCGGGAGGAGGAAATAAATTTAGCCAAACTATTATGTTTAGATTCTCCCTCGGTTTATCTCGCAAAGGTTGAGGGGGATAGTATGGAAGATGCGAATTGTCCAAATGGAACGATGCTGGTAATCGATCGCAGTATTGTACCCCGAAGCAGAGATATAATTGTCGGTATATTAAATGGAGGTTTTATTGTGAAGAGATTAATAAATACACCCAACGGTATTCTGCTTTATGCGGAACATAAGACGTACCCGCCATATGCTTTAAAGGAAGATGATGAATTTGAGATTTGGGGAGTGGTGGTAAAGATGATACTTGATCCTAAATGA
- the traJ gene encoding conjugative transposon protein TraJ, whose translation MNKCIKSLMACALLFSVPCLAYAQSGGVADEVKSLHLVLEGLYKKLMPLCGQLIGVGRGIAGFAALWYISVRVWGHLSRAESIDFYPLFRPFLIGFAILIFPSVLGIIDGVMKPTVSGTAKMVDGAEETVAALLKQKEAAIKKTDVWQMYVGELGIGDRERWYKYSHDGQSSDDEGFFARIGTDMRFAFAKASYDFRNSIKEVIAEILQLLFAAVSLCINTMRTFNLVILAILGPLAFGLSVFDGFQHTLKHWLARYINVYLWLPIAQIFGAVMATIQVEMLKIDLSQIGSTGDTFFTRTDLGYMVFLIIGIYGYTTIPSIANHVMFVGGDALTGKMTQALGGAAGAATGAAGAALGMAGAAAGAAADGFGHIMFADNNSVEAGLRNLYNAPDQIKEGYDAGSTGKGIAADAGRAYGNLANKLKGDDS comes from the coding sequence ATGAATAAGTGTATAAAATCCTTAATGGCGTGTGCATTGCTGTTTAGCGTTCCTTGTTTGGCTTATGCCCAATCAGGTGGAGTAGCCGATGAGGTAAAGAGTTTGCATCTGGTTTTGGAAGGACTATATAAGAAGTTGATGCCATTGTGTGGCCAGTTAATTGGTGTGGGGAGGGGGATAGCTGGGTTTGCGGCTTTGTGGTACATTTCCGTGCGTGTTTGGGGGCACTTGTCTAGGGCGGAATCAATTGATTTTTACCCTCTTTTTAGACCGTTCTTAATTGGATTTGCTATTCTTATCTTTCCCTCGGTACTCGGAATTATTGATGGAGTTATGAAACCTACTGTTTCCGGTACAGCAAAAATGGTGGATGGTGCTGAAGAAACTGTTGCTGCATTATTAAAGCAGAAGGAAGCGGCAATTAAAAAAACTGATGTTTGGCAGATGTACGTGGGAGAATTAGGTATCGGTGACAGGGAAAGATGGTATAAGTACAGTCATGACGGACAATCAAGTGACGATGAAGGTTTTTTTGCCCGTATTGGAACCGATATGAGGTTTGCTTTTGCGAAAGCTAGTTATGACTTTCGTAATTCGATAAAGGAGGTTATAGCTGAGATATTACAGTTGTTGTTTGCTGCCGTTTCACTGTGTATTAACACAATGAGAACATTTAACTTGGTTATACTCGCAATTTTGGGGCCTTTAGCTTTTGGGTTGTCTGTTTTCGATGGCTTTCAACATACCCTGAAACATTGGTTGGCCCGATATATCAATGTTTATTTGTGGCTTCCTATCGCACAAATATTTGGGGCGGTTATGGCTACCATTCAGGTCGAAATGCTGAAAATAGATCTTTCGCAGATTGGTTCTACAGGTGATACTTTTTTTACTCGGACAGATTTGGGGTATATGGTGTTTCTGATCATCGGTATATACGGGTACACTACTATTCCAAGTATTGCAAATCATGTGATGTTTGTAGGGGGCGATGCTCTAACCGGTAAAATGACCCAAGCGTTAGGAGGGGCTGCTGGTGCTGCTACTGGTGCCGCCGGTGCTGCACTTGGTATGGCAGGTGCTGCTGCTGGCGCTGCTGCGGATGGTTTTGGGCATATCATGTTTGCAGATAACAATAGTGTGGAAGCGGGTCTCCGAAACTTATATAATGCTCCTGACCAAATTAAGGAGGGGTATGACGCAGGCAGTACGGGGAAGGGAATTGCTGCTGATGCAGGGCGAGCTTACGGAAATTTGGCTAATAAGCTGAAGGGGGACGATAGCTGA